Proteins from a genomic interval of Kribbella aluminosa:
- a CDS encoding serine hydrolase domain-containing protein yields MSVQELQQAAQEFVDAGFGSLELRVHDDSGEYTARAGVRALGSTELPPEDGRFRVGSVTKTFVSTVVLQLVAEGKLELDGTVAGRLPRFALDERITVRMLLDHTSGLFNYTGEHYPDGTVVTGLPATGKDWADNRLRGYTPDELVEFALAKPARFEPGAEWSYSNTNYSVAALLIEAVTGRTLAEELESRIIKPLGLTGTIEPGDRTDIPGPHSHGYLRYQDGEDSKVVDVTEQNPSLLFAAGSMLSTTHDLQVFMSALQSGKLLPADLLTQMRTPEPKSGPLNYALGLFKQDLGSQTLYHHNGSAPGGYGALMYSTPDGTKTLTAAITMTDADVNLLEIFPPALERLITKVFN; encoded by the coding sequence ATGTCCGTACAGGAGCTGCAGCAGGCCGCGCAGGAGTTCGTCGACGCCGGATTCGGAAGCCTCGAACTGCGGGTGCACGACGACAGCGGCGAGTACACGGCACGGGCCGGCGTACGAGCGCTCGGAAGCACCGAGCTGCCACCCGAGGACGGGCGGTTCCGGGTCGGCAGCGTGACCAAGACGTTCGTGTCCACCGTCGTACTGCAACTGGTGGCCGAGGGCAAGCTCGAGCTCGACGGTACGGTCGCCGGCCGGCTGCCGCGGTTCGCGCTGGACGAGCGGATCACGGTGCGGATGCTGCTCGACCACACCAGCGGGCTGTTCAACTACACCGGCGAGCACTACCCGGACGGGACCGTCGTGACGGGACTGCCCGCGACCGGCAAGGACTGGGCGGACAACCGGCTGCGCGGATACACGCCGGACGAGCTGGTGGAGTTCGCGCTGGCCAAGCCGGCGCGGTTCGAGCCGGGCGCCGAGTGGAGCTACTCGAACACGAACTACTCGGTCGCGGCGCTGCTGATCGAGGCCGTCACCGGGCGGACGCTCGCCGAGGAGCTGGAGAGCCGGATCATCAAGCCGCTCGGCCTGACCGGCACGATCGAGCCCGGCGACCGGACCGACATCCCCGGTCCGCACTCGCACGGCTACCTCCGCTACCAGGACGGCGAGGACTCGAAGGTCGTCGACGTAACCGAGCAGAACCCGTCCCTGCTGTTCGCGGCCGGCAGCATGCTCTCCACCACGCATGACCTGCAAGTGTTCATGTCCGCCTTGCAGAGCGGCAAACTCCTCCCCGCGGACCTGCTGACACAGATGCGTACGCCGGAACCGAAAAGCGGCCCGCTCAACTACGCCCTCGGCCTGTTCAAACAGGACCTCGGCTCGCAAACCCTCTACCACCACAACGGCAGCGCCCCCGGCGGCTACGGCGCCCTCATGTACAGCACCCCCGACGGCACCAAAACCCTCACCGCCGCCATCACCATGACCGACGCCGACGTCAACCTGCTCGAGATCTTCCCACCGGCCCTCGAACGCCTGATCACGAAGGTCTTCAACTGA
- a CDS encoding DUF3052 domain-containing protein: MSATADHADGKSGGPNMASRLGLEAGWVVQEIGYDDDCDDDLRDAIREVTGEAFVGEDTDEVVDAVLLWFREDDGDLVDAFFDILTDLKAGGVVWLMTPKVGRDGYVETSDITEAAPVAGLATTSTLSVTGDWSATKLVVPKSGRRG, encoded by the coding sequence GTGAGCGCGACCGCGGATCACGCGGACGGCAAGAGCGGCGGCCCGAACATGGCGTCCCGGCTGGGCTTGGAGGCCGGCTGGGTCGTGCAGGAGATCGGGTACGACGACGACTGCGACGACGACCTGCGTGACGCCATCCGGGAGGTCACCGGGGAGGCCTTCGTCGGCGAAGACACAGACGAGGTCGTTGACGCGGTCCTGCTCTGGTTCCGCGAGGACGACGGCGACCTGGTCGACGCGTTCTTCGACATCCTGACCGACCTGAAGGCCGGTGGAGTGGTCTGGCTGATGACTCCGAAGGTCGGCCGCGACGGGTACGTCGAGACCAGTGACATCACCGAGGCAGCGCCGGTCGCCGGCCTGGCCACGACGAGCACGCTGAGCGTCACCGGCGACTGGTCCGCGACCAAGCTGGTGGTCCCGAAGTCCGGTCGCCGCGGGTGA
- a CDS encoding peroxiredoxin: MTGPAAGSRAPDFQTQNQYGEPVRLSDYAGHRDVVLVFYPYAFSQVCTSELTALRERPDLLAAAEFLAISCDPLFTLRAYADAQQLPFALLTDFWPHGAIASTYGVFDEARGCALRGTFVIDRTGLVRWSVLNPLPEPRNLDDYAAALANLNG; encoded by the coding sequence GTGACGGGCCCGGCTGCCGGCAGCCGGGCCCCCGACTTCCAGACCCAGAACCAATACGGCGAACCGGTCCGGCTGAGCGACTACGCCGGCCACCGGGACGTCGTACTGGTTTTCTATCCGTACGCCTTCAGCCAGGTCTGCACCAGTGAACTGACCGCCCTGCGCGAACGCCCGGACCTGCTCGCGGCGGCCGAGTTCCTGGCAATTTCGTGCGACCCTCTCTTCACCCTGCGCGCGTACGCCGACGCACAGCAACTCCCGTTCGCCCTCCTCACCGACTTCTGGCCACACGGAGCGATCGCCTCGACGTACGGCGTCTTCGACGAGGCCCGCGGCTGCGCCCTCCGCGGCACGTTCGTCATCGACCGCACCGGCCTGGTCCGCTGGTCGGTGCTCAATCCACTCCCCGAGCCCCGCAACCTCGACGACTACGCCGCGGCCCTGGCGAATCTGAATGGCTAG